The DNA region aatcaaatctaTGAATACGAAACAGTTATAAAGTATAAATTATAACTCAAATTCAATGCTCTAAAGCTATATAAAGCACAATATGTCCCATTTAAGATCAACTTGTTGGAGAGCATTAACAATGCAATTTAGTTTCCGTACTAACACGAAAAAAATCAGATACATAGTGAGAATCTTTGCTACCGTGTCCACATACAGAAGACTTGACACATTCCATGTTTGAACTCAAACCAAATATCTTcatgaatcttggggtggaagCCTTGGGAAAGCTTCTTGTGGAAGGATTAATTGTGGTGGATGAATTTCCTGAAATAGTTGAAGAAAACTAAATGTAGCATATCAAGAGAGAAGCATAAGGAGAAGGAAAGAGGCAAATTGAGACTTTACTTTCACAGTATATATTGGAACATCTTGTCCAACTTCTGCTAGTTAAGAGCCAAACTCTATGGAATGAATCATGGAACTTCATTTCAGCATCATAGAAGACCATCAGTCCAAAAAGTACGTGACTAATAAATAACATAACAATAAAGCAGACGCACCGGAACTGCTGACTTTCTCTATCTATATATagatatctattttttttattcccaCTAAAAAAGTGCAGACGTGAATTTGACGAACAACTATTTTCAGGTATCAAAGTAATGTCGCAATTCAACATATTGGACAAAATCTGTAATCAGAATTCCTTCTCTGCTTATTTCAGTTACTAATTACATATAGTCCATGCTTAAGTAAATATTTGGATGAAGAAAATCAACAGATCAATGTGCAAATCAATGTGCAAGTGCAAGAACTTCACTTCAGGATTAAACTTAGCTATGGAATtcttagaaagaaaaatgaagcgGTTTAAGTATATAAAAAGGAACACGATAATATTAAAACACCTTAAGACACCTATAACTGCTAAATTGCAAGCTTACATTTAGAAATGAAGCACAAATTTAGTTGTCTGTACATATTGGATTCATTTATCAATGACAAAATCTACTTAAGCCTTGCCAATATTGAAAAACAAACTCATGCATTGAGTCAATGAAGTTTCTGTCTTGCCAATTGGACTATAGCTTCTCTCTCAAATAATTCTTTCAGCAACCAAATAATTACATACATGGTCCAAAAAGAAAAGCAATAGCAGCAGCAAAACATTTCAGTGTGAATGACTCTTTATCCTACTCAATATCAACACTCATCTCCAATGTTTCAACAATGTTAATGTGAACCTTCTCCTCTATCATGACTTTTCGAATTGTAGAACATAATCCAAAGGTTTTCAAGTCAGAAAATTACAGCAAGAAAGTAATTCAAAAGGAAAAGAGATCAACATGAAAGTACGCCCCTTGGGAGCCATTTTTTTACAGAGATAGGTAAAGCCTAAACATGTAAATAAAGACTTGACAATCTGAAGATAATTAAGAGGTGTGGAAAGataaaagctaaaaaaattTCCCAAGACCACATGTACCCCAGTATCCTATGACTTTTAATATGTAAATGAGATTTTAACAGAAATCATTCATGGATATATTAATATgcagaaaaaaaaagactaaagaAATAGAGGCTCTTAGAGTTTCATTTATAAGTTAACCGGAACTTGATGCCACTGCTGCTCTAATACCGATGCCTACAATATAAAACTGACTGctaatcataaataaataagagtaaGAATGGTAACAACTTGAAATGAAAaccaaaacataaaatacataAAAACCCAACAGGGAACAAATCAAGGAAAAAATATTACTTCTCGTACAAACTTTTAAGTCAAGGAAAAAATCATAATCATGATAGATTAAACATTTAATtaaggcttaattacaactttggtccccgacgtttaccaatgtcacgattttggtcccccacctaatttaattacatggatggtccccgacgttgtaggctgcgtgcaacgttagtcataccgtttatttcttaatggatgaggcttacgtggacgtctagttggagagaaaaaggagatctgaggagaggGGGGAGCACGTGaatatcacgtgaactcacgtgaaccttatatgaacccattatacccaaatctgaaaccctagggatctaaatcgcgttaccttcttcgttccagggaggtcaggggtttgggtataatgggttcagataagggtcacgtgatactcacatgcttccctctctcctcataccttctttctctctccaactggacgtccacgtaagcctcctccattaagaaataaacggtaggactaacgttgcacacggcctacaacgtcggagactatccatgtaattaaattaggtgggggaccaaaatcgtgacaTTGGTAAACGttggggaccaaagttgcaattaagcctttaattAAACGCACTTGTCTTGAGATAAGATCATACATGTACAATTCACAATTTAAAAAAGAGAATGAGCAGCTTCCCAACTAAATCAACCATTGTAAGTTCTCGTTATTAAAACATATTACATGTTTAAAGACGAAGAATCCCACAATATCCATGGTCTTTGCAAGCCAGCAAATAAGTTTGAGAACTCCTATCCTCTAATTCACTTGCAGTTACTTGCTTATTCACTATGGTTTTTGCAAGCCAGCAAATAATTTTGAGAACTCCTTCTATCCTCTAATTCATCTGCAGTTCCTTGCTTATTCTGTAGATCAATCATCCTCAGTTCAAATCAAGTATAGCACTCTTTATCCAGCACACTTtcacaaaaccaaaaaaaaaagtcattatAATATCTGGACATCTCACATGTAATCAAAGAAGAAAATTTTTAGATACCATGTTAGAGAAACTTGGAATTAATATGAACTtatgctaattcaaatgaaacttgcttccaaatcagtaGCTTCCAACAATCTCTGCATTCCAAGtcacagaaaatcaagaactcataaagtgagattgatagacatgttagagtagaatagactaaagaccaccaaacataatagcaatatgtgcaacatcaatcttgctatgatagtgcaaagatagtAATCAAATTTGCTGACAGATATGAAAGCCTAAGAATcaattgaagccactttttggctatggccttccagtggttgccataaccaatcagatctatttgcAAGGagaaactaatcacatgctactaaagaagatgaattgAAGAAAACCCCTCTAGCAATGttagacccattatatttgttgaacggctaaaacaactctttgctttatgcagcactgttgttgaaagtacaataaccaaataaaaaacatatgctgatactaaatcaTGATTTTTTAACATAATGATAAGGTGCATTAGCTTATCAACTTGTGATTCAGCATAACTTACAGAATACAGTTCCTTCTGTTGATTACAAATACTTCGCTGAAAACTGTTAAAATCCATTACTTTGCTAATATGGATTAGTTTCTAAGGAAGTCATGTTGTTTGTTTATCGAAATCTTCCAAGATAGATAACTAAGGGTGACATTTAAACTTTAAAGTAAGTTAAAGAGCAACAAAAAACAGCATTTCTTAAGTTTTATGAAGCATGTATTAAGTGTTAACATCATCGCATAGTGGGAAAACTAGATTATACTCACCTTTCCTGACTTGTGATCATATTGAAGCTCAAAGCTACTTTTTTACTACGGAAGATATCATTCAAAGTCACTTTTGTGGAAACCTGAAAAAGTAAATCAGAGAAAATATCAGTGTTTATAACATGGTAAGAATTTCAAAGACGCAACATACTAATAACTACGGGTTTCAGCTTATATCTATATACAATTGAACCAGTTTTAGAAAGTTTGAACTTTTGCTTAAATCACTCGTCAAAGATCAAGCATAGCagtcgcagcaacactatctaTATACAAAACAAAGAACATTTGACTAAAAGCTATTTCTTACATTAGAGTATGTATCAACTTTCACATCCACAGTAGGATTCCCACTCTCGTAAAGCGTATTTATGTCACCAATGAAAATTTGATCCTTCTTCACCCCTATAGCTATAAGGCCCTGCCAAATGGAAAATGGAACATTAAACTTTGAAAAATCAGGCACAATGCTACAATAGACAGAAGGACAGACAAAAGCCTGCTCATATTTCACTTCACACTAATAAAACATAACATTGACGCAAGTTTGAAGTTGCATTGAGTATTCATTCCCTGTAGCACTCATTCGCATGAGAACACAAACAATTCATGAACTAAAAAATGTAAGATCCCAAATTTATATAACCGATTTGATCAAGGAAGGAAAATGGAATATTCGCCCTCTCTGCTAACACAATATTTAGCAGTATACACGGAGTAATGGGATGGTTTAGATGACACCGAGATAGGATACAAATATATCTTAATAACCTAATGTGTTTTCCTCCAGTAGCTAAAGGAAAACATTCATATCtgagacaaaaaaaaagattggtCATGGAAGGATAAATTGGGCCTTTCAAATCTTCTCTAATCTTCCCTAAAAAAGTTTGATATCCTGGAACACTATCATATTTGGATTCCTCACAAATGGATGCCCAGTGCAAGGGTGTATAACTATATAGTCCACAGCTATAAATTTAACTTACTTGTGCAAGGTCTCCAATTGAGGCAAAAACACTTTGTCGAACATCAGGAGCATCATCCATACAACTATGCAGAAGTAGGTCCCTCAGAAGAATCTGAAACCTATAAAATAGTAATAACCTCAAGAAATCATACAAATTCTGATTTAACAAATCTCAAGCATATATCAGCATGTCAAACAACATAGTTCAGAAGATGGAGAATTACAGTCTATTTCAAGGATTTATGCATAAAACAAAAACTATAGGTTTGGAAGCAAGGTAAAGATTGAAGACAATGTATTCCTTTTAGGGAAAGGATCAACCACAatcaatttgaaaataaatagaTGGAAGTTTTTGAGAGCTCAATAAAGGAAAATACTTCAGGAAAATAATAtctaagaaaaataaatgtaatTAACAAACAGAAATGCAAGTTTTCATATTTCGAAA from Lotus japonicus ecotype B-129 chromosome 2, LjGifu_v1.2 includes:
- the LOC130735294 gene encoding mitochondrial outer membrane protein porin 4-like — protein: MDDAPDVRQSVFASIGDLAQGLIAIGVKKDQIFIGDINTLYESGNPTVDVKVDTYSNVSTKVTLNDIFRSKKVALSFNMITSQERDCWKLLIWKQVSFELA